GCCAGGGGCccatgcccagggggtgggcgcgccccccaccctcgtggacagcccaggacacttctggcccaactcttttactccggggtcttcttttggtccataaaaaatcatcaaaaattggcacgtcaattggattccgtttgatattccttttctataaaactcaaaaacaaggaaaaaacagaaactggcactgggctctaggttaataggttagcccccaaaaccatataaaatagcatataaatgcatataaaacatccaaggttgataatataatagcatgaatacttcataaattatagatacgttggagacgtatcacaaccaCATGTATATAAAAGTCGCCATTAACGAAGGTCGATAAaaattgccatgttatggggtttTAGTGAGGTTGTTGCATCGTCGATCACATGAATAACCGCATTTGGAGTTAAAAAAGTAAGGGAAACACAAAAATGGGGTGTGCGTGTGGGAGGGGTGTGTGGAGAGAAACTTGCCATGTGTGTGTGAAACAAAGGTTGTCAGAACCGTGTCAATGAAATTGGAGTGTCAAAAATATCATGTAAGTTGTCATGTTTGAACATTTGAAATTGCCAAATGAAATTGAGAAAACACAACCGGTGTTGCAGCAAAAAAATGATGCATCAGTGGAACGACTACCATTTCGTCAATACTACAAGTTGCCACGTGTACTGAAAAAAAATGTTTGACACAAATGTGAATTACATACTTGCAAATTGCAGGGACTGGTACTTCACACCAAGGGGCAGCGACTGCCATGACTACTTCACATTTACACAGACAACAGACCTATCAGTCAAGCAAACAGGACCGGTTGTTACCAGCATGGTAGGCACGTCAAGTGCGACTGGATATGACACTGTTGAGACGGAAGTAAGCAACCAAGGATCTGATGATGGAAACTCGGATATAGAGATACGGGACGAACCTGATGGTGAAGATCAACAAGAGCAGCTTGAGGACGAGATGTAGTCCGCAATGGCGCCGCCAGTAGCACCGTACGAGCGGATGAAATTTGCTACATTTGAAGATGCAAGGGAGTACTATCAGCATTATGCAAAATACAACGGTTTTGCTATATACACAGATCATCGAAGAACGCTTAAGAAAACTGGAGAGTACAACCGGGCAGGGATGAGGTGTCACAAGTCTAGGAGGAACAAACCAAAAAAGGAAGGTGATGGTCCAGCAGTCCCGAAACGCAGACGAGATGTTATGGTGAGAACAAACTGGCCTGTCCGAATGAAGCTGAACGTGGAAGGGGCTTGGTGGGTGGTAACAAAATATGTTGGACACCACAACCATGACATGATAAAGACATTTGGCCTTGTGAAGTTTCTGAGCGCTCACCATGGGTTCACCCCGCAAGAGGAACAGTTCGTGAACTTGCTGCATGACTGCAACCTCCAGCCTGGGAGAATGGTGCACATCCTCTCAATGATTCATAGCAAAAGCGGCAAGCTAAGCAGCCTGCCATACATGCCTTCACATGTGGTAAACCTGGTAGCAAAGTATCGCAGGGAAAGTCAACTATCAGACATGGACAACACAATTGCATACTTCATGCAGAGGGAGAAAGACGATCCTGACTTCTTCTACATAATAAAACTGGATGATGAGGACCGCGTTGTGAACATGTACTTGATAGATGGTGCAGCACGCAGGGCTTACAAGCACTTTTGCGAATGTGTGTCGTTCGATGCAACGTATCTAACAAacatgtacaagatgccatgtTGTTCGTTCATTGGCATAAACAACCACAACCAGTCACTGCAGTTCGGATGCGGTTTTGTTCGCAACGAGGATACGGGCAGCTATGTTTGGCTGTTCAAAACATTTCTGAAATGCATGGGCGGCCTCGCGCCAATGAACATGATGACGGACCAGGATTTCGGGATGCGTGGAGACATTGAGGAAGTGTTCTCAACAACCATACACAGACACTATAGGTGGCATGTCATAAAAAGGGCAGAAGAGACATTAGGCCCTTCTTTGCTGACAGGACGGAACTCCACAAAGCATTTGAATTATGTGTGGACCACACCTTAACCCCAGAAGAATTCGAAACGAGTTGGAAGGCAATGATAGAAAAGTACCAAGTCCAAGACAATGATACACTACAAAATCTTTGGAATAGGAGAATATTCTGGGTGCTAGCTTATTTTATGCAGTGTTTCTACCCCTTCCTGCAGACTACACAACGCAGTGAGGGATTTAACGCTGTTATAAGAAGGTATGTGAACCCTAGCAATTCAATTCTCAGATTTGTCCAGCAGTATAGCGCAATACAATAAAAAATTCTAGGAGCGGAGCTACAATAGTTAGATAACACAACACTCAAAGACCCCCAACTATACTCATGCAATCCATGGTAGAGACAAATGATGAGAACATACACACGGCAAATTTTCTACAGGTTAGTGTCTCTCTTGTAAAGCGTACGTGAAATCACTGATATAGGTAAGCATGTAGAATATTCTTACCATGCATACAAACAGAAAATTAACATTGGCATGCATGTGCTAAGTGGCCTTGCCATTCAATTTGTACTTCCCTTGGAAAATGAATGCATCATTCTGAAAAATTCAAAAAACGGTTGACACACGAATTTTGCCATGCATATGATAATGTGGTTGTCGTGCACGTGCCAACATGTTTTTTTGCCAAATAGTGACTACCGATGTCGCAAGCTGCTAATCTATGGAGAAATGTAATGCAAATGCAGAATGAACTTGCCATGCATGTGACACTGATGTTGCCATGAAAAATGAGTTGGAAAAGATGGCTTGCATGAGTCAGAGTGAACTTGCCATGTGAGCGCATTGAAGTTGCCATGCACGTGGCAATGAACTTGCCAGGCATAAGGTAAATGAACTTGCCATGCATAAATCAATGATCTTACCAGTCATGTGGACTAAAAAAATGCCGTGCATTTGCGAAAGAATAAAATGTTGTCATGTATATACTACTGAAAATTGCCATGTAGTAGTAGCTAACTAAAGGTATTTCCTTGTAGGTTTCAGCATGAGCTAAGGCTGTGCAGCGGGTACACTATGCTTAGAATTGATGAGTACAATTATAAAGTTTGTACGCTGTGAGACCTGTTCGACTCAAAAAATGAGGACCCGGACAAGGGAAGAAACTACATGGTGACAACAGACATATCAAATGGTGTGTACTACTGTCAATGTTGCAAGTTTGAAAGAGACGGGATGCTCTGCTGCCACATACTAAGGGTCATGGACTTCAGTGCTGTGAAGAAGGTGCCAGCTAGGTACATACTGGAGCGCTGGACTTGGAATGCTGATGAAGCACTTTGCCCCCATGGCGCCAAGGAAGTGATCGCGGTGCATGAAGATGGTCCCAACACAAGTATGGACACAGTGAGGCATATGGTAATGACAAGAAGATTTGCCCACATAGCAGATGATGCATGCAAGCATGAAGAAATGAGCAGGGCCGTAGAAAGGCACACAAAAGCATTAGAGAGGGAACTAGAGTCAATCAAGAAGAGGATGGCCGAGGAAGCTCTACATCGATTCCCAAAAAAGTCCAAAACTGCTACAACTACATCAACAGGGCCGCCAACTGATAACTTCGAGGTGGGCTCTGGCGCATCAAACATGTACACACACGTCCAGAACCCTCCCAGGACACTCACAAAAGGGCGACCGAAGCAGATTAGGTTCAAGGCAGCGCTTGAGATCTAAGGCAAGCACAAGAAGGGTACGAAGTAATCAGTTTCGGAAAGATTAGTGTGCAAGGATGTGCATGCGAAACAATGTGAATCATGGGGAATTTGAATGATGGTGCGCACTAAGATGAATTCTGTGATGGAGAAATGATAAACTTGCCATGCCTATAAAACTGAATATTGCCAGtatgtgacacaaaactagcttgacaacacgCAAGCGGCAGAGTGTTTCTTTTTGTATGGGAAAAACATTTTAATATGTAACAAACATTGGATGTGGAATGACCAGTTCATGGTGTTGCTTTTTGTTTAGAATATTAGACATTAGTTGGAATTATTGAACATGGTTTTAAGAAAGTTGCCACCGTCTTGCATGAGAAATTGTATGTTGTTTTATGGCAATTTTGtgatagaaaaaacaaaaaaaggaaagaagttgccAACCCATGTGAACTGAAGTTTCCATCCCCTATTAACTGAAGTTGCCATCCCCTATGAACTGAAGTTGCCAACCCCTACGTACTAAAGTTAACATGTACAAAAGTTCGATACGAAATGCTCAAAATCCAAACGTTCGGGAGTTGTCGGATTCATGTAGAATTGTTGCACATGTGGTTTCGAAAAAGTTGCCACTATTTTGCATGAAAATGTATATTGTTTGAAAAAAATACAAACTTCAGGAAATGGTAAAAATTGAAAGAAGGTTGTTCAAACAGAATATATGTGGAAAGGTAACAAACAAAGGAGGGCTGCACCAGGGGGTTGGGATAGTAGAAAATGCGTTACGGTTTAACGAGCAAAAAGAGTGACAACATTTGACATTAAAAAGTTTGTATGTTGGAAACTACAAATATGTTAGGGTCTTGACACGCACCATAAAGTCGCTATAGAAGACACACACGTAAAGGTACGGAAAAAAGCGTAAAAGTCGGGGTGATTTAGGTAGAAGTACCTTACAGTCATCCGAACAAACAAAATGTAAGTACTAAAAAAAAGCGGAAAAGCTTGGTTCATGACGTATTCAGCGGTATCTCTTCATAGCATTTTTGACAGCGCCCTCGACCCAATCTTTGCGCCATCCCACTTGTTGAAGTCAACGTTTGTCACCCAGTTCTACAGGTGGATTTTCCTCAACTCTTATACTATTTCCTTGTTGAGTGTTGGTAACTTCCTTCCTTTCCATTTAGCAAGGTACTTGAGTAGGTAGATGCCACAGTCACGACTGATTTGAACAATAAGGAACAAAATGTTAAAGAAAAAGGCGTTATCTTTTTCATCATTctgaaaaataaaaaaactgatGTATAGTGTAGTTTTCATGTAATTGTGATTGGAAAAATGCATGGGGGTGGTGACTTGAGTAGGAGGTGTGGGAAGATGTGTGGTAGACAACATGAAGTTTCCATAGGAAAACCAGATGAATTGCCTTGTGGTAGACAGTAAAGTTTCCATTGTATATCATGAGTAAGTTGCCATGGCAAAAGTGAATGGCAGACAAAAGCTAAGACATTTTATGTAGAAGGTACACCAATGTGGAATTGAAGAGAACATAGAATTAAAAATAGTGTACACAAGCATGGTAGAAGTGGTGAAAAaacaggtgtgtgtgtgtgtgtgcgcgcatgcgCGTGTTTGAGTACAACAAGAAGTTGCCATGTTGTAACCAGTAAAGTTGCCGTTGTAGAACGTTATGAAGTTGCCATGGCAAAAGTGAACGACAGAGAAAAAGATAAAATAGCAGCTTCCAAGGTAGTAGGAAAAAAAGCTAGAAGATACCCAAAGTTTCTGAAATTTAATGTGTACACCATCAGGATAGACATATCGGTTACAGTCTAGTGGACTGAGGAGCCTGAATGACAATTGGCAAGAAGGGGATAAAAAATTGGtgtgaaaaagaaagaaagaaacgctTACgttgtccccttcttccccgtcttGACGTACTCAATAGGAAAATCATTGATCTGCACCTTACAACTCTCGTAGTGACGCAACCAGGTCTGCTTCAAGTTTTCAATGAAGAACTCTACATGCGAGCGAAGAGTCTCGTCATCTCCCCAACGGAGATAGTCAAGGACATAAAATCGTTGTATCCTCAGGTTGATGCACACGGTGTAGTAATGCCCACATTTGTCCACCGGGTAATCGGGAGTGAGTTCTTGGTACatggtaaacatcacctgcacattttcagaaaagaaaagaaaaagtaaaTAGGGTATGAGTAAGTTGAAACAAGTTGTTGAAAAAAGATGAAGACATGGTAAATGCAAGTGAACATtgcataatttttttaaaaaagtatTGACCAGTGCATACGATATACCAGAGTACTAGTAAAAAATGTGAAAAGGGGGGCAGGGTCGTACAAATTTCTTCAATGTGAGCTTCGAGTCACCATGCTGAGCAAAAGCTTTGCGGACTTCACGGTGAGAGAAATCTCCCTCCCAGATTCTCCTGGTAATGGTTGGGGACATGATAATATTGTCGCAGTGGATGTCAACTTTTTCTTTTATGAAATCAATACCAGCAACAACATTCCGGGACAGTCTACCATTGGGCATGAGTGACTTAGCAAGATCACCTAGGTCAACGTATGCCGAAGAGCTTTGGATAATTTTTGTTCTGTCCAAATAGGAGCTGGAATGAATAAGAAATCAAGAAAGTAATGAATCGGACATGAACATTAAAGTAGACAACTATTTTTCTTTTTAATTGAGTCGTCGTATGGTTGGCAGTAAGAAATGCCGCATAGAGCCAGAAGAAAAAGAACATGCCATGTTATTGTTAGAGAAATTGTCATGGCATAGTTTGGGAGGAATAGAATGTTGGTGAAAAAATTGTTCAACTTGCCATCGAAAGGATTGAAGATTTGCCCGTGTGTGGGGCAAGTTTAGTTTGCCCGAACGGGTTTAGATGGCAAGTTTAGTTTGCGTGAGATGAAGGAAACATGGCAATTTTccgacaaagaaacaaagaaggagaAAGTTTCCATCCCCTATGAACCAAAATTGCCATCCCCTATGAACCAAAGTTGCCATCCCCTATGAACTTTCAGGAGTTATTGGATTCCAAAATGAAATGTGCAATGATAAGAATTTGGAAGAAAGACAAATTTGTGAAAAGTAATTACTCTTTGATGGCATCCATGTTTTTGCCACTGCTCCGTGCATTGCCAAAACACCTTATGATGTCATAAAATGCTTGCTGCTGCTTTGTAGCCTTTATTGGAGGATCAACATCGTCAGCATTAGGGGCCTGCACGACCCTAGCCTGTCGCATGGAACCTAGGGTGGCACTATTGTGCACGTCCTCAAAGGGAGGGCTTTGTGCTACACCAGAGCTGGAGGTAACTTCTGCCTGATTTTTTCTACTTATCAACATCCTCATCCATGTTGAAGTCTGTTTTGTGCAAGGGTGACGATATGTCATCAGTGGATCCTtcaaaaaaagaaaagggaaaagaagCATAAGATATATGGAGTTAAAAATGAGCAAATGAACAAATTACTTGCCAAGTATGTAAAACAGAAATTGATGTATGCATTTGCTGGTATACAAAAAGTTTTGTAAAAATGAAATGAGGAAGTTGCCATGCTTGCAGAATAAAAAATGGCACATATGGGGTGGTAAGAAAGATGTCGACATCTCTTTTAAAAAATGGAAAAACAAAATGTTGAAAATGCATAATACTTTATGCGGGTACGAAACAATGAGAAACCTAAAAATCTTACTTTCAACAATGGGCTCAGCAAATTTCATAGCTTTCTTGCCACCGACATTGGGTTGTGCCATCATTGGGACGGGTGCTGCCGGGAAAGCATAAGAGACAAGAACAGCGTCGACTGCCTCGTTGCGTTGGCTTAGGTCAAGTCCAAGACTGCAGGGTGGTGGCGTGAAAGCTAGAGGATGCCTCGCAATGGGAACATTCTGCTTATCAATGACATCAACTGATGCTGCCAACAGAGACAAATCAACGAACATTTCAGTGTCATCTGCTCCAGCTGCTTTAGGTCTCCCGAGACGGTGGGGCGTGGTGTTAGCAATGTCGATAACAACCTTGTTGCCCGATCCTTTCCCAGGATGCTCAATTGTTGGTGTGTAAGGGACACCCATGTCCAATGGGACACGCGTGTGCTTCAAACTTGGTGTATGTTTGACTTTGGCCACTCCAGAAGCACtcggttgctgaaaatttgcatcaGCATTACCTTTCGTTTGAACGGTATTAGCGGGGTTGCTATGTACAACAGGTGGGAACAACGTTGTAGCAGATACATACGTAGGACCATCGTCTTTCACGTGCTGCTCATGCACAATTCCTCCAGCTGAAATTTTCTGGGGACTCTTCCTTGAACCGACAACAGTTTGCACAAATTTCCATGGGGCAACATTTGGTGCTGTTTTCAGCACAACATTTGTGACGACGGGTGCATCATGAGGGCCCGCCTGATCTGGTTGATGCGTGACAACAGGCACGGTGTTTTGCGCAACAACTGCTCGAATAACAGGTGTGCCAGCTTCAGTAGAAGGGTGAGCTCAGTCAGACCTTTTGGCAGATAGGTTTGCCCCTAACGGATTGGAGTGAGGAACCGGTTGAGCCGTTGGTGCATCAATGTGTGAAGATTTATTTGCCTCGTCATCAGACCCTTTTGCAAATGCACCTCGGTTGGTGCACAAAATAGAAGCGGAAGAGGGCACAAAGGTAGCCGGTGCAGCCGAGCTAGTAGGAGCATCACCCATGTTAGATGCCTTATCAGTCGCAGCATTCTCAGACACGGGGAGCTGCATGCGCGCTCGATACGGAGGGGCAAAAACCTTGGATTTAGCCGAAGCAGTAGCCTTCTTTGCTTGACACTTTTTCCTGCATGTGTACAAAAGTTGTGAGTGAAAATAAAAAAGGAATGTAGTCATGCAAAAGGAAACTGCCATTGATGGCGTAAGCAGGTGGTTGTCAAGCGTGTTTGGCGTTGAAAAAGTGGCAGAAAAAATAGTTCGTCATGCGTGTGTGAGGAGGTTGACACATAGGTGGCACTGTTCTTGTCGTGGGTGTGTGAAGGTGTTGGCATGTAGGGTGGCACTGTTCATCATACATGTGAAAGGTGTTGCCATGTAGGGTGACACATGTCTTGGAACGCATGTTTGACAGCAATGCCATACATTGTATGATGATGATGTTGTCGTGTGGGCGGCAGTGTTCTTGCCATGTGTCTATGCTGATATTGCCGTACCATGCCATACATCAGTGGAACTTCCCTTACCACCCATGTATGCAAATCATGGCTTGCATATGCGATGAGGTGGAGTGCCTATGAAATTTGAATTTTCCATGTGTGCACAATGATGTTGCCATGTATGTGCAATGATATTTGCCATGTATGTGTGAACTGAACTTGCCACACATCTGTATGGTGTTAATGACGTGCATGGGTGACGTACTTGCGAATGAATGTGCAAAAGAACTTGCCATTATTGTGGGAATGGTGAAGGAATGCATATGGCATATGTTGATGCCATAGTATGCAGATTAGTTTGCCATGTGCAACTAAGAAAGCAATGACGCACTAAGAAAGCAAGAACATCGTTGATTTGTGGAAAAATTGACATGACATGAATGCATGGGTGGCAGAGTTGTTGCCACCCATGGTTGAGAAACTTGCCATGCATGTACGATGGTGTGGAACGTCCTACATAAATTGAAGTTGCCATGAAGGtggcattgttcttgccatgggtgtATGTTAATGTTGCCATGCCAGTATCGCAGGAGTGGTGGAAAAATGCATATGCCAGATGTTATTGCCATTGTGTGTAGATGAGTTAGCCATGTGCGACTAAGAAAGCAAGGAAACACTGATGGAAatcaatttttttaaaagaaatgaaAAGTTGCCGTGAAATTAACAAAAAAGGACTAAAGTTGTCATGCCGAGGCAACGGAAATTGGCAAAGCAGTATGTACCTTCTGTCCATGAGAACAACTGGATCTCCTGTGTTGGAAGAAGCAAACCGGGGTGACGACCGAGTAGTTGTTTGACCTCTTTCACGGTCTGAAACACCTGCCGTGGAGGTTCCCTTGTCGAGGCGCGTAGGTGAGTGGGTAGGTTGGTCAAGTTTTGCATCCTTGGCCGCTCTGCCACCACCAATCGCCTCACTAATAAGAAAAGAGGAATACCAAGAAAGAAACATGATTAGAAGTGAAAAGGCAAAAAAACATTAGTCAAAATAAATTGACAAAAAAATTATGCAGAATGACCAAAAAAGATAAAGAAACCAACCTCCTCCGAGTAGCAACTGGGTCAAACTTGGGGCGATTCCTAGAAACATCACAAGCGTTATCCTCGAAAGCCCTAGCCCACTTTGGCGCTCCAACAAAAGCCTTGCTTGTATCAGGTGCACCGGTCGAAGAAGGTGCTGAGACCTTTCCAGCACGTGCGACATCATCAACTCTCCGTGACTGCGGAATAGGGTCAGACTGGACATTATCCGTGCGGACATCACGGGTGCCACCATCGTTCACACGAACAGAATCATCTTGATCGGATTCGACTACATCATTCATAAATACCTCCTGGCTGTCAGGCAACTCCTGGGAGTCATTGTAGTTGTACCTGTCTCGCGACCCAATTGGTCGGGATGTGCCACCAGGAACAAAATTGCGGAACTGGTTGGCAACTTCAACACCATCGCCAGTCGTCATAGCCGCCTAACCCTGCACTAGGTTGCCAAGGAGGTTGGACATGCCAGACGCAAAATTTGCGACCAACGCTTCAACATTAGTTCTTTCCtgcatgcaatgaacaaaaaaagaaGATTAAAAAACCGTGTACTCCATAGAAATTGAGCATGATAGATGggttttccaaaaaaagtgatcaaATGAATAAAGGACCGTGGTGTCAAGTATAATGTGAGGGGAAGGAAACAAAAGAGATGACGGTACCTGTGACGAGCATGCGTCACTAGTATGAACGTCCATCCATTTTGAGAAATTATGTGGGCCTCCAAAGAAACTGAAGTCAACAAAATGTTTCGCCATTAGCTGCAAGTTTTaaacaagagaaaaaaaggaaaaatgaagGGTCAGTGTTGAATACAAAAAATGTGAGCAGTAGAAAAAAGGGAAAAGTGGTTTGCGTGGGTGTGGCCACAAACCATGCAACATAAATGTCCAGCAAACATGTGGAAAAGCTAAAAGGATTGACGAGTTTGAATGTGAAGTTGCCATGAACATTAACATGTAGTTGCCATTAGTTTAGACGAAGTGGATATGAAAGGTGTGTGTGAAGTTGCCATATGTGTAGTAGCGTAAAATGTACAGTTTGAATTGTAAAATAATGAGGAAGTTTGCATGTTTTGTCGACACGCAGTTAGCATCTGCGGGTGAGAATGAAAGTGGATAAGCACTTGGAAAATCACATAGGAGTGACAAGTGTAACTAATGAAATGCATAACTAGGCGGGAAAGAAGTTGCCATATTTATTCATATAAAAATGGCACTTATGTACAAGGACGTGTGCCATGCCAAACAATAGATGAGCAGAAGTGGGAAATTACACCAAACAAAAGATGACAGCAAACATTGCCCGGTGTGGACTACAAAATCAGTAGTGCGTGAAAGAAAATCTAGCATGCAGTTTGCTGAACGATCCATCAGAGTTTGCATCTGCAGCAAGAACAGCCTTTATGGCAGCGTCGGTCCAAGCAGAAGCAGCGAACTTGTGTGGTGCAGGTAGGCCACCAACGGCGGTCAGTTCCACAGTGCTTAGGTCGAGGTTATCAAGATACATAAGCTGAAAACAAAAAACATAGAAGGTGGTGAGCACATAAAAATTATTACTTGGAAAAATcgaatgcagaaaacaaaaaaggatTATGGTATTGGAGACTAAATTCCTAAAAATGGTGAAAACTTGCCATGAGGTGAAGACGGCACCCTTTGTTGTATATCCCTTTAGAAAGTGCGGTATGGAGGAAACCATCCTTGCACCAGTTCATGTTGGCAACATTGCTTATGTTGGCCTGCATTTTGAAAACCGACAAGAGAATGGAGTCATGAAAACTTGAAACAAGAATTGTGCACGTAAAACAAAACAGACAGGAGAAAAGTAGTCATGGTAGAAAGGTGGAAAAAAGTTGAGCAACACATATACTTACAAGTACTGGAAAGCATCTGCTACTAAGGTGCGTGGATGTCATCGGCGCAAAAACAGTTGAAATGAGGTACATTAGCAGTAACCTCTTGAACTCTTCACCACTGCTGTCCATCTCAGCAAGCATAGTGGCTGCAACGTAGGTGAGCGGCATTGAAGTCATACCCGAAAACATTTCAGGGAAAAGACGGTCCTGGATTTCACGGTCCACCTTGTATGGAACATCCACTCCACCATTTGGGACACCTAGAGTGCAGTAAACAGCGTCCTCGTCCAGAGGGATCCTTCCATGGCGAGGGATGACAAATTCTTTGGACGCGGGATTGTATGTCCTCCCAAGCCAGTCGCATACGCTGTTATTCAAGTTGGTGCAAAGTGGGTTCATGAGCGTGCGCATACCCATGGTGTCAGCAGTTGCCTTCTAATCATCATTGAACTCATTGTAGAGCTCTGTTAGGCGCTCATGCGATCCCCTATTACGTGGGATTTTTTGGCAGCAGAAAAGTGGGGCATTAGCATCGTAAAAAGAGGATAAAGTTGCCATCACTCAAGTTGCTAAAAAAATTACAGTGCAAACGTGATGTTTACAAAGGTATGGAATGGGTTCGTAAAAGTTGTTGAGCTTGGGGAAACAATTGACAATAGTTGATTCCATGAAAACATTATGGGGAACTTGCCACCTACAAACAGCTAAACTGGTCAAACCcctagtgtcgtggttctaactctgacagtgatgtagggggtgaatatggagaggctagatcttagctattgggaagttgttacacgcgaggtttatgagttcaggcccttctcagaggaagtaatagccctacgtctcgaagcccggaggcggtcgactggattatgcgtgtatggattacaggggtgcgaaccctt
The Triticum dicoccoides isolate Atlit2015 ecotype Zavitan chromosome 3A, WEW_v2.0, whole genome shotgun sequence genome window above contains:
- the LOC119272776 gene encoding uncharacterized protein LOC119272776, with the translated sequence MRQARVVQAPNADDVDPPIKATKQQQAFYDIIRCFGNARSSGKNMDAIKETKIIQSSSAYVDLGDLAKSLMPNGRLSRNVVAGIDFIKEKVDIHCDNIIMSPTITRRIWEGDFSHREVRKAFAQHGDSKLTLKKFVMFTMYQELTPDYPVDKCGHYYTVCINLRIQRFYVLDYLRWGDDETLRSHVEFFIENLKQTWLRHYESCKVQINDFPIEYVKTGKKGTTRDCGIYLLKYLAKWKGRKLPTLNKEIV